One Erysipelothrix amsterdamensis DNA window includes the following coding sequences:
- a CDS encoding GntR family transcriptional regulator, translating to MSHKYRMISTIIEDRIMDGIYPSNTKIPTEEALMQEFNVSRNTIRKAIALLSRQGYIISVQGSGMFVRDVDHINAINLENFHGLSSNHKKNRIETKILDFQEIIANREIAIEMNCEVGTQLYFVNRLRIVDGNRWVVEYSYFNRNLIPYLNREIIENSIYSYIQEGLRQEVGYIDRLIEACSLDDINAELLGLHQGDPALKTTSKAMLKNGEIFDYSIDYHHYKYARFLKLSSPI from the coding sequence ATGTCACATAAGTATCGTATGATTAGTACTATAATAGAAGATCGTATTATGGATGGTATCTATCCATCTAATACAAAAATCCCTACAGAAGAAGCGTTGATGCAGGAATTTAATGTGAGTCGAAATACCATTCGAAAAGCCATTGCCCTCCTGTCACGACAAGGTTATATTATTTCCGTTCAAGGGAGTGGTATGTTTGTGCGAGATGTGGACCACATTAATGCGATAAACTTAGAAAACTTTCACGGTTTATCGTCAAATCATAAAAAAAATCGTATTGAAACGAAAATCTTAGATTTTCAAGAGATTATTGCCAATCGTGAGATTGCGATCGAGATGAATTGCGAAGTCGGTACCCAATTGTATTTTGTAAATCGGCTACGTATTGTGGATGGAAACCGATGGGTTGTTGAGTATTCTTACTTTAATCGTAATTTGATTCCCTATCTAAATCGAGAAATCATTGAAAACTCTATCTATTCCTATATACAAGAAGGTCTTCGACAAGAAGTTGGCTATATCGACCGCTTAATAGAGGCGTGTTCTTTAGATGATATTAATGCCGAGTTACTTGGACTTCATCAAGGCGACCCGGCTTTAAAGACTACCAGTAAAGCCATGCTTAAAAATGGAGAGATTTTTGATTATTCAATTGACTACCACCATTATAAATATGCACGTTTTTTGAAATTATCCAGTCCAATTTAA
- a CDS encoding ABC transporter ATP-binding protein, which translates to MKNIKFIFKYTEGHRNKIIIMTFSVIIYCAVLLVNPLLLQYTIDHILNDLPINTSWMMMFTDFLGGMNSVRDHLWYVGVVIVILNVLSGLTHFWASYSIGSFSEYFSENLRNDVFDHLQKLPYAYHVRAKTGDLIQRCTSDVDQIGRFLKSKIQELVYALTMVVIALTVLFRINAKMTWITMISFPFIFGFAFLFFKKMQAVFKKSDEAEAALSNTFQESMDAVRVVKAFNQEQFEVEKFEAKNKEYASITKEMIRLLGVYWGTSDLLCFMQTLIVLIASIFEVRSGNLTVGNAIVFISYVNMVLWPIRNVGRTLSDMGKVSVSIDRLNEILELPIEDLESGLSPDIQGEILFENVSFKYDDASTPVLKNLNFKIKPGETVAIMGPTGSGKSSLVHLLTRIYDVTSGTIKIDGIDINDISKSYLRKNVGLVLQEPYLYSKTLFENIRIAIPQASEQDVYDASRVASIHDVITSFDLGYETPVGEKGVTLSGGQKQRVAIARTLIANTPILIFDDSLSALDSQTDASIRESLNHTKNATSIIITHRINSAQNADKIIVVLDGEIKQIGTHDTLLEVDGLYRNIYDIQTNQKGGALYE; encoded by the coding sequence ATGAAAAATATTAAATTTATTTTTAAATATACTGAGGGTCATCGAAATAAAATCATTATTATGACGTTTTCAGTAATCATTTATTGTGCAGTACTTTTAGTGAATCCGTTATTACTGCAGTATACGATTGACCATATTTTAAACGACTTACCGATAAACACCTCATGGATGATGATGTTTACAGATTTCTTAGGTGGAATGAATTCGGTTCGTGATCACTTATGGTATGTAGGTGTTGTGATTGTAATTTTGAACGTATTGAGTGGTCTTACGCATTTTTGGGCATCTTACTCAATTGGTTCGTTTTCTGAGTATTTTTCGGAAAATTTACGTAATGATGTCTTTGATCATTTACAAAAATTACCGTATGCCTACCATGTGCGCGCTAAAACGGGTGATTTAATCCAACGTTGTACCAGTGATGTAGACCAGATTGGACGGTTTTTAAAATCGAAAATTCAAGAGTTGGTTTATGCATTAACGATGGTTGTGATTGCATTGACTGTTTTATTTCGTATTAATGCCAAGATGACATGGATTACTATGATTTCATTTCCATTCATCTTTGGATTCGCGTTTTTATTTTTTAAAAAGATGCAAGCGGTGTTTAAGAAGAGTGATGAAGCTGAAGCGGCACTGTCCAATACGTTTCAAGAGAGTATGGATGCAGTTCGTGTTGTGAAAGCATTTAATCAAGAACAGTTTGAAGTTGAAAAATTTGAGGCTAAAAATAAAGAATATGCCTCGATTACTAAAGAAATGATTCGACTTCTAGGTGTTTATTGGGGAACGTCAGATTTACTTTGTTTTATGCAAACGTTAATCGTTCTGATTGCAAGTATTTTTGAGGTGCGTTCAGGCAATCTAACGGTAGGGAATGCTATTGTGTTTATTTCCTATGTAAATATGGTGCTTTGGCCAATTCGTAATGTGGGACGAACTCTCTCAGATATGGGAAAGGTCAGTGTGAGTATTGATCGTTTAAATGAAATCTTAGAGTTACCCATTGAAGATCTTGAATCTGGACTAAGCCCTGATATTCAAGGTGAAATTTTATTTGAGAATGTTTCGTTTAAATATGATGATGCAAGCACTCCAGTACTTAAAAATTTGAATTTCAAGATTAAGCCTGGAGAAACGGTTGCGATTATGGGGCCGACCGGGAGTGGTAAGTCGAGTTTAGTTCATTTACTTACCCGAATTTATGATGTTACTTCAGGGACCATTAAAATTGATGGAATCGATATTAATGATATTTCAAAAAGTTATCTTCGTAAAAACGTAGGACTTGTTCTGCAAGAACCTTATTTATACTCGAAAACACTTTTTGAAAATATTCGAATCGCAATTCCTCAAGCCTCAGAACAGGATGTATATGATGCATCACGCGTTGCTTCAATTCATGATGTGATTACATCTTTTGATCTTGGATATGAAACGCCTGTAGGGGAAAAAGGCGTTACGTTATCGGGTGGACAAAAACAACGTGTTGCGATTGCCAGAACGCTTATTGCGAATACACCGATATTAATTTTTGATGATTCGCTGTCTGCTTTGGATTCTCAAACAGATGCTTCAATTCGTGAATCACTGAATCATACAAAAAATGCAACATCCATCATCATTACACATCGTATAAACAGCGCACAAAATGCAGACAAGATTATTGTTGTTTTAGATGGAGAAATCAAACAAATTGGGACACACGATACTTTATTGGAAGTTGATGGTTTGTACCGAAATATTTATGACATCCAAACGAATCAGAAAGGGGGTGCTCTTTATGAGTAA
- a CDS encoding deoxynucleoside kinase encodes MIVIEGVVGVGKSSLMRILGKEGYEEFEEPVVDNPVLDKFYHDRCRYSFPLQVFFLNKRFEHIKQAKDVSKAVMDRSIYGDAIFARMLNLSGEMSDEEFQIYSELLQNMLEHVHVPKLMVYLEISVDEAMNRIKKRGRDYELIVEREYWEKLNDEYSNYFDNYDLSPMLKINVDNLDFENNEADRIYVLKLINEALLELK; translated from the coding sequence ATGATAGTTATTGAAGGTGTTGTTGGAGTTGGAAAAAGTTCTTTAATGCGCATTCTTGGTAAGGAAGGTTACGAAGAGTTTGAAGAGCCGGTTGTAGATAATCCAGTTTTGGATAAGTTTTATCATGACCGTTGTCGTTATTCATTTCCTTTACAAGTTTTCTTCTTAAATAAACGTTTTGAACACATCAAACAAGCTAAAGATGTAAGTAAAGCGGTAATGGATCGAAGCATATATGGGGACGCAATATTCGCTCGTATGTTAAACTTAAGTGGAGAAATGAGTGACGAAGAATTTCAAATTTATTCTGAGTTACTACAAAATATGCTTGAACATGTTCATGTTCCCAAATTAATGGTATATCTTGAAATTAGTGTTGATGAGGCAATGAACCGTATTAAGAAACGTGGAAGAGATTATGAATTAATTGTTGAACGTGAGTATTGGGAAAAACTCAATGACGAATACAGTAATTATTTTGACAATTATGATCTTTCGCCAATGCTTAAAATTAATGTAGATAATCTTGATTTTGAAAATAATGAAGCAGATCGCATTTATGTTCTAAAGCTTATCAATGAAGCATTACTCGAATTAAAATAA
- a CDS encoding bifunctional metallophosphatase/5'-nucleotidase, giving the protein MKLKIVVTTDVHGNIFPTNYTSRENLEDYGLARISTAVKQFRNEGNVLLLDNGDAFQGTPLLTYAHQHAQTANNPIAQCFNAMNYDFINLGNHDFNYGPEILEKYINENNAPLLTSNIEIDGKVPGSTQILTYEGKKIALIGVLTQYIPHWERPAHIQNMSFKGAFEHLQKEVQRVRNDVDYVIAMYHGGLERDPQTGEPTERLTGENEGYAMTDIEGLDILITGHQHRSFIETVNGVLVTQNTFKAKEFITIDLDLETGSADAQRLSAADYDIDQDLLQPLESLQNKTQTWLDQPVGTLENMDVMIDDELDARLHKHPLVSLLNQIQLKRSGAQISSVALFNGAQGFNKSITMRELVSTYLYPNTLVVKKMSGKALREMIEFSAHYFSLDGTHQIVPSPEYVEPKPQHYNYDMLDGVDYTLDISKPRGSRVVSLTYQDKPVLDTDEFTVVVNNYRAMGGGNYTMVAESETLDDIQEEMVDVIMDYFVENSPVHVNHRDNIKVIAST; this is encoded by the coding sequence ATGAAACTTAAAATCGTCGTCACAACAGACGTCCATGGAAATATCTTTCCAACAAATTATACAAGTCGTGAAAACCTTGAAGATTATGGGCTTGCACGCATCAGTACTGCAGTTAAACAGTTTCGAAATGAAGGAAATGTTTTACTTCTTGATAATGGAGATGCCTTTCAAGGTACACCTCTTCTAACCTATGCGCATCAACATGCGCAAACGGCAAACAACCCGATAGCACAATGCTTTAACGCAATGAACTATGACTTCATTAATCTTGGTAACCATGATTTTAATTATGGTCCTGAGATCTTAGAAAAATATATTAATGAAAACAATGCTCCGCTACTTACCTCAAATATCGAAATCGATGGTAAAGTACCTGGAAGCACTCAAATTCTTACTTATGAAGGTAAAAAAATAGCGCTAATCGGTGTTTTGACTCAATATATTCCGCATTGGGAACGCCCGGCTCATATTCAAAACATGAGTTTTAAAGGTGCTTTTGAACACCTTCAAAAAGAGGTTCAACGCGTTCGAAATGATGTCGATTATGTCATCGCAATGTACCATGGTGGTTTAGAGCGCGATCCTCAAACAGGTGAACCTACAGAACGTCTTACTGGTGAAAATGAAGGCTATGCTATGACTGATATTGAAGGGCTTGATATTTTAATTACCGGCCATCAACACCGCTCCTTTATTGAAACCGTTAATGGTGTTTTAGTAACTCAAAATACCTTTAAAGCAAAAGAATTCATTACAATTGATCTTGATTTAGAAACAGGGAGCGCTGACGCACAGCGTTTAAGTGCCGCCGATTATGATATAGATCAAGACCTACTCCAACCCCTCGAGTCCTTACAAAATAAAACACAAACATGGCTGGATCAACCAGTTGGAACGTTAGAAAATATGGATGTCATGATTGATGACGAGTTGGATGCAAGGCTTCATAAGCACCCCCTCGTTTCACTTTTAAATCAAATCCAACTCAAACGTTCTGGTGCACAAATTTCGTCAGTAGCTCTCTTTAATGGTGCTCAAGGATTTAATAAGTCGATTACGATGCGTGAATTAGTGAGTACTTACCTCTATCCCAATACATTGGTTGTGAAAAAGATGAGTGGGAAAGCACTTCGCGAAATGATTGAATTCAGTGCTCATTACTTTAGCTTAGATGGAACACATCAAATTGTACCTTCTCCTGAATACGTAGAACCAAAACCACAACACTATAATTACGATATGCTTGATGGTGTGGACTATACACTTGATATCTCAAAACCGAGAGGATCACGTGTTGTAAGTCTCACTTACCAAGATAAACCCGTTCTAGATACCGATGAATTTACGGTCGTTGTTAACAATTATCGAGCAATGGGTGGCGGAAATTATACAATGGTGGCAGAAAGTGAAACGTTGGATGATATTCAAGAAGAAATGGTCGATGTCATTATGGATTATTTTGTAGAAAATTCTCCAGTTCATGTAAATCATCGTGATAATATTAAAGTTATTGCCTCAACATAA
- the cysE gene encoding serine O-acetyltransferase, which produces MRFLETARAYKKQDPAVRSVLEVILLYPGYHAMGFYRIAHCFYRIKFFFVARFISQLGRFLTQIEIHPGAEIGRRFIIDHGSGVVIGQTAIIGDDCLIHHGVTLGGKSREPGKRHPTLGNKVHVGAGAQVLGNIMIHDEAVIGAGSVVTKDVARCDIVAGIPARTIRNKCSDEGRL; this is translated from the coding sequence ATGAGATTTTTAGAGACAGCACGTGCATATAAAAAACAAGATCCTGCTGTACGATCAGTTCTGGAGGTTATTTTACTCTATCCAGGATACCATGCGATGGGGTTTTATCGAATCGCACATTGTTTCTATCGTATTAAGTTTTTCTTTGTGGCTCGATTCATTTCGCAACTTGGACGATTTTTGACTCAAATTGAAATTCATCCCGGTGCAGAAATCGGTCGTCGATTTATTATTGACCATGGTAGTGGAGTTGTGATTGGACAGACTGCAATTATTGGTGATGATTGTTTGATTCATCATGGTGTTACATTAGGTGGTAAGTCACGAGAGCCTGGAAAACGACACCCGACTTTAGGTAATAAAGTTCATGTTGGTGCTGGAGCACAGGTACTCGGGAATATAATGATTCACGATGAAGCGGTGATTGGTGCAGGAAGTGTCGTGACAAAAGATGTTGCGCGCTGTGATATTGTTGCTGGAATTCCTGCTCGAACAATACGCAATAAGTGTAGTGACGAAGGAAGATTATAA
- a CDS encoding M42 family metallopeptidase, which yields MKKNITLEEAYGDVNLEMLADFTLTNGISGHEKDVANVFKSWVEESADDICFDNLGSIIAHKKGAENGPKIMLAGHIDEVGFLVRSIDDNGFLRIHPVGGWWPHVLLSQPVTIQTRDGKMYVGVTGSKAPHGMTPAVRNKVMDITEVFVDLGVASKDEVELLGIQVGDTVTPKADFHVLANPNFLMSKAWDDRIGAAIVVDVMRQLKDVETASHIYSVGTVQEEVGLRGARTAAQTINPDIAFAVDVTIATDTPGEDNRIKMGVGATLEVMDGSVIGHKGLLYYLQDLAEEMNIDTQFEILAAGGTDSGEIHKVHDGVITLTLSIPARYIHSHLGIIHRKDYADTVALITEFCKRCDADVLESLQNYKR from the coding sequence ATGAAGAAGAATATTACGCTTGAAGAAGCATATGGTGATGTGAATTTAGAAATGCTTGCGGATTTTACGCTTACAAATGGTATCTCAGGTCATGAAAAAGATGTTGCAAATGTCTTTAAATCTTGGGTTGAAGAAAGTGCAGATGATATCTGCTTTGATAACCTCGGTTCAATTATTGCTCATAAAAAAGGTGCTGAAAATGGGCCTAAAATTATGTTGGCAGGGCACATTGATGAGGTAGGTTTCCTTGTTCGAAGCATCGATGATAATGGTTTCTTACGAATTCATCCAGTCGGCGGATGGTGGCCACATGTGTTATTATCACAACCAGTCACAATTCAAACACGAGACGGTAAAATGTATGTTGGTGTTACGGGATCAAAAGCACCTCATGGGATGACGCCTGCGGTTCGTAACAAAGTTATGGATATCACAGAAGTTTTTGTTGATCTGGGTGTCGCATCAAAAGATGAAGTAGAATTATTAGGAATTCAAGTTGGGGATACTGTAACGCCAAAGGCAGATTTTCATGTTCTCGCTAATCCTAACTTCTTAATGTCAAAAGCATGGGATGACCGTATCGGTGCTGCTATTGTTGTTGATGTTATGAGACAACTTAAAGATGTTGAGACAGCATCACACATCTATTCTGTTGGAACAGTTCAAGAAGAAGTGGGCTTACGTGGAGCTCGTACTGCAGCACAAACAATTAACCCTGATATCGCATTTGCTGTTGATGTCACAATCGCAACGGATACTCCGGGTGAAGACAACCGTATTAAAATGGGTGTTGGTGCTACTTTAGAAGTGATGGATGGCTCTGTAATTGGTCATAAAGGACTGCTTTACTACCTTCAAGACCTTGCGGAAGAAATGAACATTGACACACAGTTTGAAATCTTAGCTGCTGGAGGAACGGATTCCGGTGAAATCCATAAAGTTCATGATGGTGTTATTACGCTAACACTTTCGATTCCTGCGCGTTATATTCACTCGCACTTGGGTATTATTCATCGTAAAGATTATGCAGATACTGTTGCACTGATAACTGAATTCTGTAAACGATGCGATGCGGATGTACTCGAATCATTACAAAACTACAAAAGATAA
- a CDS encoding adenylosuccinate synthase: MIKAIVGANWGDEGKGKLTDVFASESDIVVRFQGGNNAGHTIINDQGKFALKMLPSGVFYKHTINVIGNGVALNIPAFIHELEELKTRGVHPQVIVSDRAQIVMSYHKNFDVYEEARMGKDQFGSTKSGIAPFYSDKYAKIGFQVCELYNEDWLRSKIDRVLDIKNTLLVNLYHQEPLSADAIFEELMTYRDLINPYVRDVFTFLNEAHNKGQNILFEGQLGALRDPDFGIYPYSTSSSTLAYYATVGAGLPHPIDEVWAVTKAYSSCVGAGAFVSEIFGEEAEALRQRGGDAGEYGVNTKRPRRVGYFDAVATRFGCKTQGATHVALTNIDVLSYLDEIKVVTAYEYQGQQSMRFGNITELEHTTPVIETFPGWKEDITHITCYDDLPENCKNYINKLEMLIDTNIELVSNGPNRNQIMKRTPLR; this comes from the coding sequence ATGATTAAAGCTATAGTAGGTGCTAACTGGGGCGATGAAGGTAAAGGAAAGCTTACCGATGTATTCGCAAGTGAATCAGATATCGTCGTTCGATTCCAAGGTGGAAATAACGCAGGTCATACAATTATCAATGACCAAGGTAAGTTTGCGCTAAAGATGTTACCATCCGGTGTATTCTATAAACACACGATTAATGTTATTGGTAATGGTGTTGCCTTAAACATTCCGGCATTCATTCATGAATTGGAAGAATTAAAAACGCGTGGTGTTCATCCTCAAGTTATTGTAAGTGATCGCGCTCAAATTGTGATGAGTTACCATAAAAATTTCGATGTTTATGAGGAAGCCCGTATGGGTAAAGATCAGTTTGGATCCACAAAATCCGGAATTGCACCTTTTTATTCCGATAAATACGCAAAGATTGGGTTCCAAGTCTGTGAGTTATACAACGAAGACTGGTTACGCAGTAAAATTGATCGGGTTTTAGATATTAAAAATACATTATTAGTAAATTTATATCATCAAGAGCCATTGTCTGCAGATGCAATTTTCGAAGAATTAATGACATACCGGGATTTAATCAATCCTTATGTTCGTGATGTCTTCACGTTTTTAAATGAAGCCCATAATAAGGGTCAAAACATTCTCTTCGAAGGACAGCTTGGTGCATTACGCGATCCAGACTTTGGAATTTATCCCTATTCAACCTCTTCATCCACTTTAGCTTACTATGCAACAGTAGGGGCAGGATTACCACATCCTATTGACGAAGTATGGGCGGTCACAAAAGCCTATTCAAGTTGTGTCGGTGCTGGTGCATTTGTCTCAGAAATATTTGGAGAAGAAGCCGAAGCATTACGTCAACGTGGTGGTGATGCAGGTGAGTATGGCGTTAATACCAAACGTCCGCGACGTGTTGGTTACTTTGATGCTGTCGCCACACGTTTTGGATGTAAAACTCAAGGGGCAACTCATGTTGCACTCACAAACATTGATGTCCTTTCTTATTTAGATGAAATTAAAGTTGTCACGGCTTATGAATATCAAGGGCAACAATCCATGCGATTTGGAAACATTACAGAATTAGAACACACAACCCCTGTAATTGAAACATTTCCTGGGTGGAAAGAAGATATTACCCATATCACATGTTATGATGACCTTCCTGAAAATTGTAAAAACTATATTAATAAACTTGAAATGCTTATTGATACAAATATCGAACTTGTTTCAAATGGACCAAATCGAAATCAAATTATGAAACGAACACCTTTACGATAA
- a CDS encoding helix-turn-helix transcriptional regulator: MSKLSNALVMLDVLSARSVVSLSELADLLEISERGVQRLKDELESVGYEIKTVMGPGGGYVLESKTQIQPLAFERNERKMLKQAFSVLLSQDNPTLGNDFVAVISKLSHQLDYSGNVSVSAFQSVKLNVDPNLYQKHIEMLENAIENHLRIDIVYNKNHREKRSYIFEPYELVIVNKFWYLLGYDDKNRYLSLKVNRIHELSLRDEVFRFDDETSSKHVFSKFGYKIKPVFAELEVFEQDYLSEYIWGEHQEITWIDDHRFILNVEFSNELAVKDFVLQGGSHITVLKPQWLREWIVDECHKITKLYR, from the coding sequence ATGAGTAAGTTGAGTAACGCACTTGTGATGTTAGATGTTTTATCCGCACGCTCTGTAGTATCCTTATCAGAGCTTGCGGATCTTTTGGAGATTAGCGAACGAGGCGTCCAACGGTTAAAGGACGAACTTGAATCCGTCGGATATGAGATTAAAACGGTAATGGGGCCCGGTGGTGGTTATGTATTAGAGTCAAAAACTCAGATACAGCCATTGGCTTTTGAACGCAATGAACGGAAAATGTTGAAGCAGGCTTTTTCGGTTTTATTATCACAAGATAATCCAACATTAGGAAATGATTTTGTTGCTGTAATATCAAAGTTATCCCATCAATTAGATTATAGTGGTAATGTATCCGTATCTGCTTTCCAATCTGTTAAGCTTAATGTCGATCCAAATCTTTACCAAAAACACATAGAGATGCTTGAGAACGCCATTGAAAATCATTTGCGCATTGACATTGTTTATAATAAAAATCATCGTGAGAAGCGTTCATACATCTTTGAACCGTATGAGCTTGTAATTGTGAATAAGTTTTGGTACTTGTTGGGCTATGATGATAAAAACCGTTACTTGAGTCTGAAGGTGAATCGAATTCATGAATTATCGTTACGTGATGAGGTATTTCGTTTTGATGACGAGACTTCAAGTAAGCATGTTTTTTCTAAGTTTGGATATAAGATCAAACCTGTATTTGCGGAATTGGAAGTTTTTGAACAAGATTATCTTAGCGAATATATTTGGGGAGAACACCAAGAAATAACGTGGATTGACGATCATCGTTTTATCTTAAACGTTGAATTTTCCAATGAACTTGCTGTAAAAGATTTTGTATTACAGGGTGGTTCTCATATTACCGTTTTAAAACCACAGTGGCTTCGTGAATGGATTGTTGATGAATGTCATAAAATTACGAAACTCTATCGTTAA
- a CDS encoding ABC transporter ATP-binding protein — MSNREEEQFTSEKLDVGLWKKILKMLLENKKNLFLALFFVLLEAVIGVILPVLNRYAIDVFYQGHGSTEAIIKFTLLYGGLVAFQAFLIYEFIYRSGLIEMDISYQIRQNVMEKLQVLPFSYYDKTPTGWIMARMTSDVSRLSEILSWSFNDLVWGFLVMMMLLIVMFTVNWKLALIILVIVPMVYFVSAWFQKRILQNYRSVRAENSKITHGFSEGITGAKTTKTMGLEAIHYSEFKNNTMAMRSKSIHAVILSALYMPLITLISSLGNAGIIYVGGNMALQGVIQIGTLILFTQYAERFFEPLRNISNVFAQLQMAQASAERVLSLLEEDSTLIDRSDVIEKYGTILNPNESVYEPIIGDIEFKDVDFYYQASEPILTKFNLTVQPKQRIALVGETGSGKSTIVNLICRFYEPISGSILIDGVDYRERSIGWLHSHLGYVLQAPHLFSGSVRDNIAYGKPNATDEEVMNASKLVDAHRFIMELEDGYQTDVGEGGNRLSTGQKQLISFARAILVDPSIFILDEATASIDTETEAIIQNAVETVLKEKTSFIIAHRLSTIVNADRILVIDKGRILEDGNHQSLMSQKGRYYELYMNQFNEKNQTNMMNTLTPISE; from the coding sequence ATGAGTAATAGAGAAGAAGAACAATTTACTTCTGAAAAATTAGATGTTGGACTTTGGAAGAAAATCCTAAAGATGTTGCTTGAAAATAAAAAAAATCTCTTCTTGGCGCTCTTCTTTGTTTTATTGGAAGCAGTTATTGGAGTTATTCTGCCTGTTCTAAATCGCTATGCCATTGATGTTTTCTATCAAGGACACGGTTCAACAGAAGCGATTATAAAGTTTACGCTTTTATATGGCGGCTTGGTTGCATTTCAAGCATTTTTAATTTACGAATTTATTTATCGTAGTGGTCTTATTGAGATGGATATTAGTTATCAAATCCGTCAAAATGTTATGGAAAAACTTCAAGTGCTTCCTTTTTCATACTATGATAAGACACCAACTGGGTGGATTATGGCACGGATGACCAGTGATGTTTCACGATTATCGGAAATTCTTTCCTGGAGTTTTAATGACCTTGTATGGGGATTTTTGGTGATGATGATGTTACTTATTGTGATGTTTACTGTAAATTGGAAACTCGCTTTAATCATCCTTGTGATCGTACCGATGGTTTATTTTGTGAGCGCTTGGTTTCAAAAAAGAATCCTTCAGAATTATCGCAGTGTTCGTGCTGAAAACTCAAAAATAACACACGGATTCAGTGAAGGGATTACCGGTGCAAAGACTACAAAGACGATGGGATTGGAAGCGATTCATTATAGTGAATTTAAAAATAATACGATGGCTATGCGTTCCAAATCAATTCATGCTGTCATTCTTAGTGCACTATATATGCCTTTGATTACGCTTATTTCATCACTGGGAAATGCGGGTATAATTTACGTAGGTGGAAATATGGCATTACAAGGTGTTATCCAAATTGGAACTTTAATTTTATTTACCCAGTATGCAGAACGTTTCTTTGAACCTTTACGAAACATTAGTAACGTGTTTGCGCAATTACAAATGGCGCAAGCTTCGGCAGAACGTGTACTTTCATTGCTTGAAGAAGATTCAACATTAATTGATCGTTCAGATGTTATTGAAAAATATGGAACAATTTTGAATCCAAACGAATCCGTCTATGAACCGATAATCGGAGATATTGAATTTAAAGATGTTGATTTCTACTATCAAGCATCAGAGCCAATCTTAACGAAATTTAATTTGACCGTCCAACCTAAGCAACGCATTGCTTTAGTCGGTGAGACGGGAAGTGGTAAATCGACGATTGTAAATCTAATATGTCGTTTTTATGAACCAATTTCGGGTTCGATCTTGATCGATGGTGTTGATTATCGAGAACGATCGATTGGATGGCTTCATTCCCATCTCGGATATGTCTTACAAGCACCGCATCTGTTCTCTGGATCTGTTCGTGATAACATTGCCTACGGAAAACCCAATGCAACGGATGAAGAAGTGATGAATGCTTCGAAGCTTGTAGACGCACATCGATTTATCATGGAACTCGAGGATGGCTATCAAACTGATGTTGGTGAAGGTGGAAACCGATTGTCTACAGGGCAGAAACAGTTAATTTCGTTTGCCCGTGCAATTCTTGTTGATCCATCAATCTTTATTTTAGATGAAGCAACAGCTTCCATTGATACAGAGACGGAAGCCATTATTCAGAATGCAGTCGAAACGGTTCTCAAAGAGAAAACAAGTTTCATAATCGCTCACCGTCTTTCAACGATTGTGAATGCAGATCGTATTCTTGTCATTGATAAGGGTAGGATACTGGAAGACGGAAATCATCAGAGTCTTATGAGCCAAAAAGGTCGATATTATGAACTCTATATGAACCAGTTTAACGAGAAAAATCAAACAAATATGATGAATACATTAACACCTATTTCCGAATAG